The Levilactobacillus namurensis genomic interval GTCAAAGCCGCTTGGCCCCCCGCAATCAGCCCAAACGTCTGCTGGGCCGTTAACCCATAAGTGGGCTGTAACTCGGTAGCGTCGATGACGCCTAAGCGACCGGACGTGCCGGCACCCACGTAAATCAACCGACCACCCTGATCAAACTTGGGATACGCCGCATCAATGGCCGCGGCAATCTGGGGCAATTGCTTCTGGACCGCCCGGGCTACCCGCTGATCTTCCCGATTAATCGTGGCCACCATATCTAGTGTCGATTCCCGATCAATATGGGTCGAACGGTGATTACGTTGTTCCGTCAAAATTTCGTCTAATTGCATATCGTCATCCTCCAACCTACGTGATAAACATTTTATGTATTCGTTTTCATAAACACTACTTTAGGTATAACATGTTCCATAATGAATTTCAATTGTGATTTCAAAAATGTTAGCAAGCGTTTTCATTTCTAGGCAACCAAAAAGCCACCCGGTCAACACCGCGTGGCTTTTCATCATGTTTTCATTAAACTTTGGGTTCTGGGCTAGAACTTACTGGTGAACTTCCATCCACTGGTAACCCCGGCTCATCCCCGCCGGGTTCCAGACGTAGCCGCTCACCTTGGCGTTCCACAACTCAACGGTGGCCGGTTGATACAACGGTACGACCCCTTGTTGGGTCATCAATCGCTTCTCGGCCGTGACCAAGTCCTGATAACGGGCAGTTGGCCGGTTGGCATCCTGATTCTCCGACTTTTGAATGGCGGCGTCGTACTGCGCATCGCTAAACCCACCATTGTTATTGGTGTTGCCAGTACTCATCAACGATAAGAAGTTGATGGGATCCGCGAAATCAGCACCCCAACTAGAGATGACCAAATCAAAATTCCCGGCGTTCGACCGACTCAGCCGCGTCTTATATGGTAGCGAGTTGAGCGTGATCTTCACGTTGGGTAACTTGTTCAATTCGGCCTGCAGGTACTGTGCGACCGTCTTGGTTCCTGGTAAATCATCACTCAGTAAGGTCAACGTCAACTGCTTGGTCCCCGTGGCCTTTAACCCCGCCTTCATCAGCTTCTTAGCCTGGGGCAGGTCGTAGGCCACTCCCTGCTTAACATAAGCATCCCGGGCAAAGTCAGCCTTAGTCTTAGGATTGCGCGTCAGGTTCTGGGATACAAAGCCTAGCGGTGCCTTGGACCCGTCCCGTAAGACGTGACTGGCCAGCTGCTTTTTATCGATTGCCAAGGACAAGGCTTGCCGGACCTTCAGGTTCTTTAGAGCCTTGACCCGCTTTTGGTTCATCTGCATGTAGTACGTGGTTCCGCCAACGTAAGTCTTCAGATTAGGGTTATTCTTCAGGTTCGCCACCTGAGTCCCGTCCAGCGTCGTGGCATCCAAGGACTTCTTCTGGAAGAGGCTAAGACCCGTTGCTGGATCCGCTACGACCTGGAAGTTCAGCTTGTTCAGATGAATCTGCCGCTTATCCCAGAACTTGGGGTTCTTCACTAACGTCCAGTTCTGCGACGTACCTTGCCACTTAGTCATCTTGAACGGACCATCGTAAGCCGTCGCACTGCTGGAATGACCATAATGGCTACCTTCCTTAGTCACTACGGATTCTTCTTGCGGGAAGAAAGTTGGGAAGGCCAGCAAGAGTTTGAAGTACGCCACGGGCTTACTCAACGTGACTTCTAGGCGATAATCCCCTAACGCCTTGACCCCTAATTGGGACGGTGCCAGTTTCCCGTTTTTAATCTGATCAAAGTTCTTCACACCGGCCATCAAGTAGGCGTACTCAGAAGCCGTCTTGGGGGTCACCGTTCGCCGCCACGAATAGACAAAGTCGTGCGCCGTAACGGGCTTCCCGTCGTTCCAGTGATTGGTCTTCCGCAGATCAAACACGTAGCGCTTGCCCCCGTTAGACACCGTAGTCTTAGTTGCCAGAGCGTTAATCAACTTTTCATCCTTACCTAACCGAAACAACCCCTCTTGGGTGTGGTAGAGCATGGTCAGACTGGTCGAATCGGCCGCCTTAGAAACGTCCAAGGTCGTCACCTCTGACTTGGCAGATAACTTAACGGATTGATCAGCCGCTAGCTTGGTCGACGATGAAGACGACGAATTAGATTTGCCGCAAGCCGCCAAGCCCCCCACGACCAGCAGGGTCAGTCCTAGTAAGATACCAAAATGCTTTCCTCTCAAAATCCTATCTCCTCACTACAATTTAGTTGTGTGTAACCATTTTAACTTGTTCGCCCGTTCGAATAAAGCCCCAAGTTGTAACAAGACCGCTTCTTGGCCCTTAGCCGCGTTGAACTGGATTCCCAGGGGCAAGTCCTCAGGGGTTACTGCCGTCGGTAAACTAATGGCGGGCTCCCCCGTTAAGTTCGCCTGTTGGGTAAAGGGCGAACGGGTCAGTGCCGGTAACCATTGGTCATAGATCAGCTGCTTTTGGGCTGCCGGGCTCAAGCTAGCAATGTCTTGCATCTTCGCAACGTGTTCGGGCGACACCAGCGAATCCCCCACCTTAGGCGCCGGCCAAGCCGTCGTTGGCGTTAAGATCACCGGGTACTGGGCATGGAGTTGGGCCATCTGCCAGGCCGCCTGATCCCATTGTGCCAACGCTAGGCTGTATTCAGCGGCACTCGTCTTAAGCCCCGTCTGGTACAACGCCCAGGTCAATAACTCCATGTCATCGGCCGTCAGCTTTCGCTGCAGGCTCGTAGCCAGTTGACTCATGAACGCCGCCGTTTCACCCGCGTTCATGGTGTAATAACTTTCCATTAAGGCCACGCCATCTACGGGGATCTTCACTTCTTCCACGGCGTAACCCTGTTCTTCTAAGAACTGAGCCGCGTCACGAACCGCCGCCACTGCCGTCGGGCTGACCGGCGTCCCCACTGGTGAAACGGTGGAGAAACCAATCACACCTGGTCGGCATTTCTGCGAAAGTTGCGCCGCAAATCCTGGTTGCGCCAGGGGCGTCTGAAAGACCGCCGCGGGCTGGAGGGTCTGCAGGCTATCTAGTAAGGTCGCCGTATCGGCAATTGACCGGGTCAACGCAAAATCAATTGCCGCCCCCTGCCACGACCGCCAATCACTGGGACCGACCGGAACCCGGCCCCGCGTGGGCTTCAACCCAATCGTTCCCGACCAAGACGACGGAATCCGAATGGACCCGCCCCCGTCACTACCGGCCGCAATCGGGACGAATCCCGCAGCCACACTGGCTCCAGCGCCCCCAGAAGAACCACCGGGTTGGTAGTCTAAGTTCCAAGGATTCCGGGCCGGCCCGTAGAGTTGGGCATCCGTAATGTTTTTAAAGCCGAATTCCGGAAAGTTGGTCTGACCAATCACGATGAAGCCCGCTTGCTGTAACGCCCGCACGAAGAAGCTGGTCTCCGTGGCCACGTTATGCGCTAAGAGGCGCGACCCACTGGTACTCGACTCCCCCTTAAGCTGCTGACCCAGCCCCTTTAACAGCAACGGGACTCCCAAAAAGGGTTGGCCCGTATCCGTCTGAGCGGCTGCCTCGGCCATGGCCTGCGCCTTACGCGTGGTAATGACCGCATTTAACTCTGGATTCTGTCGGTCGATCTCCGCAAACGCCGCCGTAATCAGCTCTTGGCTGGTTACCGCCCCTTCACGAATGCGCCGCGCCCAAGTGAGTGCCGGTGTGCCGACCCAATCTGTCACTGTCATATAAAACGACCTCCTATGATGATACCACTAATTTTATGTAAGTCACCTACTTGGATTTACCTTACCCGGTTGTAAAACCGTTTTCAAGTCGTTATACTTAAAAAGTCTTAAATCACAAACTCCGAAGGGACTGAAAACTTGATGAATAAGACGAAAAAATGGTTGGTTTTAGGGTTAGGTTTGAGCATGGTACTGAGTGCGGGACTCGTTGGTTGCGGGAAATCCTC includes:
- a CDS encoding amidase; translation: MTVTDWVGTPALTWARRIREGAVTSQELITAAFAEIDRQNPELNAVITTRKAQAMAEAAAQTDTGQPFLGVPLLLKGLGQQLKGESSTSGSRLLAHNVATETSFFVRALQQAGFIVIGQTNFPEFGFKNITDAQLYGPARNPWNLDYQPGGSSGGAGASVAAGFVPIAAGSDGGGSIRIPSSWSGTIGLKPTRGRVPVGPSDWRSWQGAAIDFALTRSIADTATLLDSLQTLQPAAVFQTPLAQPGFAAQLSQKCRPGVIGFSTVSPVGTPVSPTAVAAVRDAAQFLEEQGYAVEEVKIPVDGVALMESYYTMNAGETAAFMSQLATSLQRKLTADDMELLTWALYQTGLKTSAAEYSLALAQWDQAAWQMAQLHAQYPVILTPTTAWPAPKVGDSLVSPEHVAKMQDIASLSPAAQKQLIYDQWLPALTRSPFTQQANLTGEPAISLPTAVTPEDLPLGIQFNAAKGQEAVLLQLGALFERANKLKWLHTTKL
- a CDS encoding peptide ABC transporter substrate-binding protein; the encoded protein is MRGKHFGILLGLTLLVVGGLAACGKSNSSSSSSTKLAADQSVKLSAKSEVTTLDVSKAADSTSLTMLYHTQEGLFRLGKDEKLINALATKTTVSNGGKRYVFDLRKTNHWNDGKPVTAHDFVYSWRRTVTPKTASEYAYLMAGVKNFDQIKNGKLAPSQLGVKALGDYRLEVTLSKPVAYFKLLLAFPTFFPQEESVVTKEGSHYGHSSSATAYDGPFKMTKWQGTSQNWTLVKNPKFWDKRQIHLNKLNFQVVADPATGLSLFQKKSLDATTLDGTQVANLKNNPNLKTYVGGTTYYMQMNQKRVKALKNLKVRQALSLAIDKKQLASHVLRDGSKAPLGFVSQNLTRNPKTKADFARDAYVKQGVAYDLPQAKKLMKAGLKATGTKQLTLTLLSDDLPGTKTVAQYLQAELNKLPNVKITLNSLPYKTRLSRSNAGNFDLVISSWGADFADPINFLSLMSTGNTNNNGGFSDAQYDAAIQKSENQDANRPTARYQDLVTAEKRLMTQQGVVPLYQPATVELWNAKVSGYVWNPAGMSRGYQWMEVHQ